Proteins encoded together in one Streptomyces sp. NA04227 window:
- the asnB gene encoding asparagine synthase (glutamine-hydrolyzing): MCGVTGWLDWATDLRTHRATVARMAETLACRGPDASGTWVSRHVALGHRRLSVIDLDGGAQPLEADHTVLTYNGELYNHTELRRELTGLGHTFRTRSDTEVVLRAHLQWGADAPRRFNGIFGYALWDARTEELLLVRDHLGIKPLYWHVHGTGVLFGSEPKAVLAHPDFRAELDAEGIAELFALPAAPTAGHGLFRGLREVRPGHLVRVRRSVTRETRYWHLESAPHTDDAATTRHTVRELLADAVERQLMSDVPLCTLLSGGVDSSAITALAALARERAGQGKVSSFSVDFPGSADRAPDDWRTGADAPFVKAAAEHIGSLHTSVLIPDDDLLDARQAVLRARDRPGWGEMDASLHLLFREVRRRSTVALSGEAADEIFGGYPYFHDPAARAAETFPWLHGRTTPAALLRPEVRAEVRPEEYTAEQYRATLAQTPALPGESDEDRRVRELFHLALTRWLPPLLERVDRVSMSVGLEVRVPFCDHRLVEYAWNVPWSLKAPDGRPKGLLRDAVRDLLPPQVADRPKSGYPSTPAVRYTEVLTERAHDLLADPAAPVFDLVDRETVRRALAEGRTLPSPRTAPNPVGGLDHLVQVDEWLRAYRVGLR; the protein is encoded by the coding sequence ATGTGCGGAGTCACCGGATGGCTCGACTGGGCCACCGACCTGCGGACCCACCGCGCCACCGTCGCGAGGATGGCCGAAACCCTCGCCTGCCGCGGCCCGGACGCCTCCGGCACCTGGGTCTCCCGGCACGTCGCGCTCGGCCACCGCAGGCTGTCCGTCATCGACCTCGACGGCGGCGCCCAGCCGCTTGAGGCCGATCACACGGTCCTCACCTACAACGGCGAGCTGTACAACCACACCGAACTGCGGCGGGAGTTGACCGGTCTCGGTCACACCTTCCGTACCCGCTCCGACACCGAGGTCGTCCTGCGCGCCCATCTGCAGTGGGGCGCGGACGCCCCGCGGCGCTTCAACGGCATCTTCGGCTACGCGCTGTGGGACGCACGGACCGAGGAACTGCTCCTGGTCCGCGACCACTTGGGCATCAAGCCGCTGTACTGGCACGTTCACGGGACCGGTGTCCTGTTCGGGTCCGAGCCGAAGGCCGTGCTCGCTCACCCGGACTTCCGGGCCGAGCTGGACGCCGAGGGCATCGCCGAACTGTTCGCGCTGCCCGCCGCGCCCACGGCCGGGCACGGCCTCTTCCGGGGCCTGCGCGAGGTGCGCCCCGGCCATCTGGTCCGGGTACGGCGCTCGGTGACCCGCGAGACGCGGTACTGGCACCTGGAGTCGGCGCCGCACACCGACGACGCGGCGACCACCCGGCACACGGTGCGCGAGCTCCTCGCCGACGCGGTGGAACGCCAGTTGATGAGCGACGTACCGCTGTGCACGCTGCTGTCCGGCGGCGTCGACTCCAGCGCCATCACCGCACTCGCCGCGCTGGCCCGGGAACGCGCCGGGCAGGGCAAGGTGAGCAGCTTCTCGGTGGACTTCCCCGGCAGCGCGGACCGGGCGCCCGACGACTGGCGCACCGGAGCCGACGCCCCGTTCGTCAAGGCCGCCGCCGAGCACATCGGCAGCCTGCACACCTCGGTCCTCATCCCCGACGACGACCTCCTCGACGCCCGGCAGGCCGTACTGCGAGCCCGGGACAGGCCCGGCTGGGGCGAGATGGACGCCTCGCTGCACCTGCTCTTCCGCGAGGTGCGCCGACGCTCCACGGTCGCCCTGTCCGGGGAGGCCGCCGACGAGATCTTTGGCGGCTACCCCTACTTCCACGACCCGGCCGCCCGCGCCGCCGAAACCTTCCCCTGGCTGCACGGCCGCACCACCCCGGCCGCGCTGCTGCGCCCGGAGGTACGCGCCGAGGTCCGGCCCGAGGAGTACACCGCCGAGCAGTACCGGGCCACGCTGGCCCAGACCCCTGCGCTGCCCGGCGAGAGCGACGAGGACCGCCGGGTCCGCGAGTTGTTCCACCTGGCGCTGACCCGCTGGCTGCCGCCCCTGCTGGAGCGGGTCGACCGGGTCAGCATGTCGGTCGGTCTCGAAGTGCGGGTGCCGTTCTGCGACCACCGGCTGGTGGAGTACGCGTGGAACGTGCCCTGGTCCCTCAAGGCGCCGGACGGACGGCCCAAGGGGCTGCTGCGGGACGCGGTACGCGATCTGCTGCCGCCCCAGGTGGCCGACCGGCCCAAGAGCGGCTACCCCTCGACACCGGCCGTGCGCTACACCGAGGTGCTCACCGAGCGGGCCCACGATCTGCTCGCCGACCCCGCGGCCCCGGTGTTCGACCTGGTCGACCGGGAGACCGTACGCCGGGCGCTGGCCGAGGGCCGTACCCTGCCCAGTCCGCGCACCGCGCCCAACCCGGTGGGCGGCCTCGACCACCTGGTACAGGTCGACGAGTGGCTGCGCGCCTACCGGGTGGGGCTGCGGTGA